A region of the Ferviditalea candida genome:
CACCCGCGTGTGCCGGGCTTGGGTTTTTAATGTTGAACGGAGGATGCGCATGTACTGGATCGTAAGCCTCGGCTTGCTTGCCGTGTTGATCGTGTTGATCTGGATGAGCAGGATCACCATCAAATTGTTCTTTTCCAGAGAGCAGGACAACGATCGGCTGTACGCCGATTTCAGGGGATTATTCGGTTTGGCAAGATTCAGGTTTGAAGTGCCGGCCATTCGTTTCAAAAATTTGCAAAAAGGGGTGCGGTTGCAAAACGAATCCGCATGGCATGCGGGGAAAGAAACAATGTCGGAAGAGAAAGGCAAACAGCGGATCAACCGGGAGAAAATCATCCGGTATTACCGGGAGTTTAAAATGCTTGCCGATCATGTTTTTGATCTGCACGGTTGGATCAAGGATGTTCTTGTCAAGGTCAAATGCACCAGTCTTCGCTGGCAAACCTTCATCGGACTTGAGGATGCGGCCGATACGGCGGTTACCGCCGGGCTCATATGGGGATTGAAGGCTTCGATTCTCGGGTTTGCAAGCAAATATTTTTGCATGAAGGAGACTCCGGAATTCGCCGTAATTCCCCAGTTCACGCAGTTCCGGTTTTCTACGGAACTCCAATGCATATTTGAATTCCGCCTCGGCGTTGCCATTCAGGCCGGCCTAATTCTTTTGGTTCGTATAATGAAAGTGAAAGGCGGGCTGAAAACATGGCAGAATATCCTGTTCAAGGCCTGATTACAATCGGAATCCTCAAGATACATACTCGATGTCTTGGATGGGGATGATAAAAAGGGAAAATGAATAAGGCCATCGCCATAACATAAAAGGAGGATTGTCATGGCTGATCATCCAATTCAGGGTCTGATGCAAACGGCAATGGAAAACATCAAGGAAATGGTTGATGTGAATACGATTGTGGGTGATCCTGTTGAAACGCCGGACGGAAGCATCATTCTTCCGATTTCGAAGGTCGGTTTCGGATTCGCCGCGGGGGGCAGCGATTTTGTCGTCGAACGAGATGCCGAAGGAACGAACAAAAACGACCTCCAAAATGCAAAAGTAGCTTTGCCGTTCGGCGGCGGAAGCGGCGGCGGGGTATCAATCACGCCGATAGCTTTTCTCGTGGTTGGACAGTTCGGAGTCAAGGTCGTTCCGCTGGATAACAGCACGCATTTGTATGAGCGGATTATTGAATCGGCGCCGCAGGTCGTCGACAAGATTCAGAGCATGCTGAAGGGAAAAGGCGCCGCCGGAGGCGGGGTTCCGCAGGGCGTGAACGATCCCAATATTATGATGTAACGGCAAATCCAATAAATTTAAACCTGATTTTAAAACATTTCGACTCATATCCATGAGTCGATTTTTTTATAATGAAGGTATCAAAACTTATTGCTGCGGGAGAGGAAAACCATTATGGACAGGATTCAATTTCCGAAGAATTTTGTGTGGGGAACGGCGACAGCGGCCTATCAGATCGAAGGCGCGTATGACGAGGACGGAAGGGGAATGTCGATCTGGGATACTTTCGCGCATACGCCGGGAAAAACCTATAACGGACATACCGGAGATGTCGCCTGTGATAGCTATCATCGGCTGGATGAGGACATCGCGTTGTTGAAGGAGCTTGGCGTCCGCGCATATCGCTTCTCGATTGCCTGGCCGCGTATTCTGCCGGAGGGACGGGGAGACGTCAATGAAAAAGGCTTGGAGTACTACCACAAGCTGGTCAACCGGCTGCTGGTCAATGACATCGAGCCGTACTGCACGCTTTATCATTGGGATCTGCCGCAAAAGCTGCAGGAGTTGGGCGGCTGGAACAGCCGGGAAACCGTCGATGCGTTCGTCGAGTATGCGGAAGCGGTATTCGGCTCCCTGGGAAATAAAATTGGCAAATGGTTTACCATCAACGAGCCGTGGTGTGTGTCGTTTCTATCGCATTATCTGGGTGAACACGCTCCGGGGCTGCGCGATTTTCAGCTTGCGCTGAACGTCTCTCACCATGTGCTGTTGGCCCACGGACGGGTTGTCAAAAGGTTTCGCGAAAGGGGACTGGCAGGGGAAATCGGAATTGTCCCGAATGTGGAATGGTTTGAGCCATACAGCGCTAAAGAACAAGATGTTGAAGCCTGTGCGAGGCGTAACGGGCATTTCAACCAATGGTTTTTGGATCCGGTCCTTAAGGGACGGTATCCGGGATATATGCTGCAATGGTATGAGAAGCTTGGATATACCGTTCCCATTCAACAAGGGGATATGGATGAGATCAGCCAACCGATTGACTTTCTTGGGATCAACTATTATTCAGGGGGCGTCGGGAAGCACGCAGAGCAAGCCAATCTTTTGAAATTTGAGCCGGTGGACACGGGATTCTCCAAAACGGACATTTACTGGAATATCTTCCCAGAGGGTTTTTACCGCGTCTTAAGCTGGATCGATCGGGAGTACGGAAAAATCCCCATCTACATCACGGAGAACGGCGCT
Encoded here:
- a CDS encoding GH1 family beta-glucosidase encodes the protein MDRIQFPKNFVWGTATAAYQIEGAYDEDGRGMSIWDTFAHTPGKTYNGHTGDVACDSYHRLDEDIALLKELGVRAYRFSIAWPRILPEGRGDVNEKGLEYYHKLVNRLLVNDIEPYCTLYHWDLPQKLQELGGWNSRETVDAFVEYAEAVFGSLGNKIGKWFTINEPWCVSFLSHYLGEHAPGLRDFQLALNVSHHVLLAHGRVVKRFRERGLAGEIGIVPNVEWFEPYSAKEQDVEACARRNGHFNQWFLDPVLKGRYPGYMLQWYEKLGYTVPIQQGDMDEISQPIDFLGINYYSGGVGKHAEQANLLKFEPVDTGFSKTDIYWNIFPEGFYRVLSWIDREYGKIPIYITENGACFYGEFDGERNRDAQRIDYLKKHMIQLHRSIESGVNIRGYFVWSLMDNFEWAYGYSKPFGLVHVDFDTLNRTKKDSYYWYKKFIRQGWLQV
- the ytfJ gene encoding GerW family sporulation protein; protein product: MADHPIQGLMQTAMENIKEMVDVNTIVGDPVETPDGSIILPISKVGFGFAAGGSDFVVERDAEGTNKNDLQNAKVALPFGGGSGGGVSITPIAFLVVGQFGVKVVPLDNSTHLYERIIESAPQVVDKIQSMLKGKGAAGGGVPQGVNDPNIMM
- a CDS encoding DUF2953 domain-containing protein; its protein translation is MYWIVSLGLLAVLIVLIWMSRITIKLFFSREQDNDRLYADFRGLFGLARFRFEVPAIRFKNLQKGVRLQNESAWHAGKETMSEEKGKQRINREKIIRYYREFKMLADHVFDLHGWIKDVLVKVKCTSLRWQTFIGLEDAADTAVTAGLIWGLKASILGFASKYFCMKETPEFAVIPQFTQFRFSTELQCIFEFRLGVAIQAGLILLVRIMKVKGGLKTWQNILFKA